A single region of the Anguilla rostrata isolate EN2019 chromosome 11, ASM1855537v3, whole genome shotgun sequence genome encodes:
- the LOC135234865 gene encoding uncharacterized protein LOC135234865 isoform X31 — MGSESPSAVQSPPPTEAVELSDRQHPSIDRFEIYVPKAAEVHIVAAQTLPPGIWKKIGLLSTHGASCVDSVTVTWISPVVVREKGPGPAPPLGSHGAPPPSRCGATAQTFLSVAVETCSSAPGGRGQCWLPVACSNLTAFKVLRKFMPHGHCPSPDAKWETRQPACRPPLGGNVCFSQDAIIIHREHIFLSINKARQGKKRVGHRQSLTPEAPPTLTQQTAPGMPGGPQSAQHSCGRSATPHKKVSPCQFQAARRAAGPGALRVQFSVERRARVAVARLPDAAMKTLSAFGLVDLEKHPAAAQLYREAVEKKLDSSSRSSSAEMSRDRCTEDLAGTRCSGDREKSVVHYRGHIMEEEWSKQPVLKKARRASGGDGSTGRIESVDLSTDEGEGGDLNTGVAMGGDLSTDEDKGGDLSAGVAMGGDLSTDEVKGGDLSAGVAMGGDLSTDEGEGGDLSTNEVKGGDLGTGVAMGGDLSTGVAMGGDLSTDEVKGGDLSTDEVKGGDLSTGVAMGGDLSTDEGEGGDLCIDEGEGGDLGTDKGEGGGDDLHAGTGKGDDPHAGTGEGDYLHAGTGKGDDPGGFCSSEGMERNGGEGAERAGEGRSGAGSQGLDQPYQPAAGPGYTAGFDFDQLARDEKISRIRAQLSEKEAALQQLARLPL; from the exons ATGGGCTCGGAGTCACCCAGCGCTGTTCAGTCTCCCCCACCCACAGAGGCGGTGGAGCTGAGTGACAGGCAGCACCCATCCATTGACAGGTTCGAGATCTACGTCCCCAAAGCAGCTGAAGTGCACATTGTCGCTGCTCAGACCCTCCCGCCTGGCATCTGGAAGAAGATTGGCCTGCTCTCTACCCATGGAGCTTCATGCGTGGACTCTGTGACGGTAACCTGGATCTCTCCTGTGGTGGTGCGAGAGAAAGGCCCCGGGCCGGCTCCGCCCCTTGGCTCCCacggagctccgccccccagccGCTGTGGCGCCACAGCCCAGACGTttctcagtgtggctgtggagacttgtagctccgcccccggggggcggggccagtgctGGCTGCCTGTCGCCTGCTCGAACCTAACTGCGTTCAAGGTGCTGAGGAAGTTCATGCCCCACGGACACTGCCCATCCCCGGACGCCAAGTGGGAGACCCGCCAGCCTGCCTGTCGGCCGCCACTGGGCGGCAACGTCTGCTTTAGCCAAGATGCCATCATAATCCACAGAGAACACATCTTCCTCTCCATCAACAAGGCGAGGCAGGGCAAAAAGAGGGTGGGTCATAGACAGAGCTTGACGCcagaggcccctcccacccttaCCCAACAGACTGCCCCTGGCATGCCAGGGGGGCCTCAAAGTGCCCAGCACAGCTGTGGCCGTTCTGCCACACCGCACAAAAAG GTGTCTCCATGTCAGTTTCAGGCTGCTCGTAGAGCCGCTGGCCCGGGGGCTTTGCGCGTGCAGTTTAGTGTGGAGCGCAGAGCACGCGTCGCTGTGGCCCGCCTCCCAGACGCCGCGATGAAGACGCTGTCGGCGTTCGGGCTCGTCGACCTGGAGAAGCATCCAGCCGCTGCACAGCTGTACCGTGAAGCT gtggaGAAGAAGCTGGACTCATCTAGCAGAAGCTCTTCGGCAGAGATGTCCAGAGACCGCTGTACTGAAGATCTCGCTGGGACCAGATGTTCAGGAGACAGGGAGAAGAGCGTGGTCCATTATAGGGGCCATATAATGGAAGAGGAGTGGTCTAAACAACCAGTGTTAAAGAAGGCCAGGCGGGCTTCAGGTGGTGATGGTAGCACAGGTAGGATTGAGAGTGTAGACCTTAGTACAGATGAGGGCGAAGGTGGAGATCTTAATACAGGCGTGGCCATGGGTGGAGATCTTAGTACAGATGAG GACAAAGGTGGAGATCTTAGTGCAGGAGTGGCCATGGGTGGAGATCTTAGTACAGATGAGGTCAAAG GTGGAGATCTTAGTGCAGGAGTGGCCATGGGTGGAGATCTTAGTACAGATGAGGGCGAAGGTGGAGATCTTAGTACAAATGAGGTCAAAGGTGGAGATCTTGGTACAGGAGTGGCCATGGGTGGAGATCTTAGTACAGGAGTGGCCATGGGTGGAGATCTTAGTACAGATGAGGTCAAAGGTGGAGATCTTAGTACAGATGAGGTCAAAGGTGGAGATCTTAGTACAGGAGTGGCCATGGGTGGAGATCTTAGTACAGATGAGGGCGAAGGTGGAGATCTTTGTATAGATGAGGGCGAAGGTGGAGATCTTGGTACAGATAAGGGCGAAGGTGGAGGTGATGATCTTCATGCAGGTACAGGGAAGGGTGATGATCCTCatgcaggtacaggtgaggGTGATTATCTCCATGCAGGTACAGGGAAGGGTGATGATCCAGGGGGGTTTTGTAGTAGTGAAGGGATGGAGCGAAACGGAGGGGAGGGAGCTGAGCGCGCAGGTGAGGGTCGTTCTGGGGCAGGCTCCCAGGGGCTGGACCAGCCTTACCAGCCTGCGGCCGGCCCAGGTTACACTGCAGGGTTCGACTTCGACCAGCTGGCCCGGGACGAAAAAATCAGCCGCATCCGCGCGCAGCTGAGCGAGAAGGAGGCGGCCCTACAGCAGCTAGCCCGCCTCCCCCTTTGA
- the LOC135234865 gene encoding uncharacterized protein LOC135234865 isoform X41, with amino-acid sequence MGSESPSAVQSPPPTEAVELSDRQHPSIDRFEIYVPKAAEVHIVAAQTLPPGIWKKIGLLSTHGASCVDSVTVTWISPVVVREKGPGPAPPLGSHGAPPPSRCGATAQTFLSVAVETCSSAPGGRGQCWLPVACSNLTAFKVLRKFMPHGHCPSPDAKWETRQPACRPPLGGNVCFSQDAIIIHREHIFLSINKARQGKKRVGHRQSLTPEAPPTLTQQTAPGMPGGPQSAQHSCGRSATPHKKVSPCQFQAARRAAGPGALRVQFSVERRARVAVARLPDAAMKTLSAFGLVDLEKHPAAAQLYREAVEKKLDSSSRSSSAEMSRDRCTEDLAGTRCSGDREKSVVHYRGHIMEEEWSKQPVLKKARRASGGDGSTGRIESVDLSTDEGEGGDLNTGVAMGGDLSTDEVKGGDLSRGEDKGGDLSTGVAMGGDLSTDEVKGGDLSRGEDKGGDLSAGVAMGGDLSTDEVKGGDLSTGVAMGGDLSTDEGEGGDLCIDEGEGGDLGTDKGEGGGDDLHAGTGKGDDPHAGTGEGDYLHAGTGKGDDPGGFCSSEGMERNGGEGAERAGEGRSGAGSQGLDQPYQPAAGPGYTAGFDFDQLARDEKISRIRAQLSEKEAALQQLARLPL; translated from the exons ATGGGCTCGGAGTCACCCAGCGCTGTTCAGTCTCCCCCACCCACAGAGGCGGTGGAGCTGAGTGACAGGCAGCACCCATCCATTGACAGGTTCGAGATCTACGTCCCCAAAGCAGCTGAAGTGCACATTGTCGCTGCTCAGACCCTCCCGCCTGGCATCTGGAAGAAGATTGGCCTGCTCTCTACCCATGGAGCTTCATGCGTGGACTCTGTGACGGTAACCTGGATCTCTCCTGTGGTGGTGCGAGAGAAAGGCCCCGGGCCGGCTCCGCCCCTTGGCTCCCacggagctccgccccccagccGCTGTGGCGCCACAGCCCAGACGTttctcagtgtggctgtggagacttgtagctccgcccccggggggcggggccagtgctGGCTGCCTGTCGCCTGCTCGAACCTAACTGCGTTCAAGGTGCTGAGGAAGTTCATGCCCCACGGACACTGCCCATCCCCGGACGCCAAGTGGGAGACCCGCCAGCCTGCCTGTCGGCCGCCACTGGGCGGCAACGTCTGCTTTAGCCAAGATGCCATCATAATCCACAGAGAACACATCTTCCTCTCCATCAACAAGGCGAGGCAGGGCAAAAAGAGGGTGGGTCATAGACAGAGCTTGACGCcagaggcccctcccacccttaCCCAACAGACTGCCCCTGGCATGCCAGGGGGGCCTCAAAGTGCCCAGCACAGCTGTGGCCGTTCTGCCACACCGCACAAAAAG GTGTCTCCATGTCAGTTTCAGGCTGCTCGTAGAGCCGCTGGCCCGGGGGCTTTGCGCGTGCAGTTTAGTGTGGAGCGCAGAGCACGCGTCGCTGTGGCCCGCCTCCCAGACGCCGCGATGAAGACGCTGTCGGCGTTCGGGCTCGTCGACCTGGAGAAGCATCCAGCCGCTGCACAGCTGTACCGTGAAGCT gtggaGAAGAAGCTGGACTCATCTAGCAGAAGCTCTTCGGCAGAGATGTCCAGAGACCGCTGTACTGAAGATCTCGCTGGGACCAGATGTTCAGGAGACAGGGAGAAGAGCGTGGTCCATTATAGGGGCCATATAATGGAAGAGGAGTGGTCTAAACAACCAGTGTTAAAGAAGGCCAGGCGGGCTTCAGGTGGTGATGGTAGCACAGGTAGGATTGAGAGTGTAGACCTTAGTACAGATGAGGGCGAAGGTGGAGATCTTAATACAGGCGTGGCCATGGGTGGAGATCTTAGTACAGATGAGGTCAAAGGTGGAGATCTTAGTAGAGGTGAGGACAAAGGTGGAGATCTTAGTACAGGAGTGGCCATGGGTGGAGATCTTAGTACAGATGAGGTCAAAGGTGGAGATCTTAGTAGAGGTGAGGACAAAGGTGGAGATCTTAGTGCAGGAGTGGCCATGG GTGGAGATCTTAGTACAGATGAGGTCAAAGGTGGAGATCTTAGTACAGGAGTGGCCATGGGTGGAGATCTTAGTACAGATGAGGGCGAAGGTGGAGATCTTTGTATAGATGAGGGCGAAGGTGGAGATCTTGGTACAGATAAGGGCGAAGGTGGAGGTGATGATCTTCATGCAGGTACAGGGAAGGGTGATGATCCTCatgcaggtacaggtgaggGTGATTATCTCCATGCAGGTACAGGGAAGGGTGATGATCCAGGGGGGTTTTGTAGTAGTGAAGGGATGGAGCGAAACGGAGGGGAGGGAGCTGAGCGCGCAGGTGAGGGTCGTTCTGGGGCAGGCTCCCAGGGGCTGGACCAGCCTTACCAGCCTGCGGCCGGCCCAGGTTACACTGCAGGGTTCGACTTCGACCAGCTGGCCCGGGACGAAAAAATCAGCCGCATCCGCGCGCAGCTGAGCGAGAAGGAGGCGGCCCTACAGCAGCTAGCCCGCCTCCCCCTTTGA
- the LOC135234865 gene encoding uncharacterized protein LOC135234865 isoform X43: MGSESPSAVQSPPPTEAVELSDRQHPSIDRFEIYVPKAAEVHIVAAQTLPPGIWKKIGLLSTHGASCVDSVTVTWISPVVVREKGPGPAPPLGSHGAPPPSRCGATAQTFLSVAVETCSSAPGGRGQCWLPVACSNLTAFKVLRKFMPHGHCPSPDAKWETRQPACRPPLGGNVCFSQDAIIIHREHIFLSINKARQGKKRVGHRQSLTPEAPPTLTQQTAPGMPGGPQSAQHSCGRSATPHKKVSPCQFQAARRAAGPGALRVQFSVERRARVAVARLPDAAMKTLSAFGLVDLEKHPAAAQLYREAVEKKLDSSSRSSSAEMSRDRCTEDLAGTRCSGDREKSVVHYRGHIMEEEWSKQPVLKKARRASGGDGSTGRIESVDLSTDEGEGGDLNTGVAMGGDLSTDEVKGGDLSRGEDKGGDLSTGVAMGGDLSTDEVKGGDLSRGEDKGGDLSAGVAMGGDLSTDEVKGGDLSTGVAMGGDLCIDEGEGGDLGTDKGEGGGDDLHAGTGKGDDPHAGTGEGDYLHAGTGKGDDPGGFCSSEGMERNGGEGAERAGEGRSGAGSQGLDQPYQPAAGPGYTAGFDFDQLARDEKISRIRAQLSEKEAALQQLARLPL, encoded by the exons ATGGGCTCGGAGTCACCCAGCGCTGTTCAGTCTCCCCCACCCACAGAGGCGGTGGAGCTGAGTGACAGGCAGCACCCATCCATTGACAGGTTCGAGATCTACGTCCCCAAAGCAGCTGAAGTGCACATTGTCGCTGCTCAGACCCTCCCGCCTGGCATCTGGAAGAAGATTGGCCTGCTCTCTACCCATGGAGCTTCATGCGTGGACTCTGTGACGGTAACCTGGATCTCTCCTGTGGTGGTGCGAGAGAAAGGCCCCGGGCCGGCTCCGCCCCTTGGCTCCCacggagctccgccccccagccGCTGTGGCGCCACAGCCCAGACGTttctcagtgtggctgtggagacttgtagctccgcccccggggggcggggccagtgctGGCTGCCTGTCGCCTGCTCGAACCTAACTGCGTTCAAGGTGCTGAGGAAGTTCATGCCCCACGGACACTGCCCATCCCCGGACGCCAAGTGGGAGACCCGCCAGCCTGCCTGTCGGCCGCCACTGGGCGGCAACGTCTGCTTTAGCCAAGATGCCATCATAATCCACAGAGAACACATCTTCCTCTCCATCAACAAGGCGAGGCAGGGCAAAAAGAGGGTGGGTCATAGACAGAGCTTGACGCcagaggcccctcccacccttaCCCAACAGACTGCCCCTGGCATGCCAGGGGGGCCTCAAAGTGCCCAGCACAGCTGTGGCCGTTCTGCCACACCGCACAAAAAG GTGTCTCCATGTCAGTTTCAGGCTGCTCGTAGAGCCGCTGGCCCGGGGGCTTTGCGCGTGCAGTTTAGTGTGGAGCGCAGAGCACGCGTCGCTGTGGCCCGCCTCCCAGACGCCGCGATGAAGACGCTGTCGGCGTTCGGGCTCGTCGACCTGGAGAAGCATCCAGCCGCTGCACAGCTGTACCGTGAAGCT gtggaGAAGAAGCTGGACTCATCTAGCAGAAGCTCTTCGGCAGAGATGTCCAGAGACCGCTGTACTGAAGATCTCGCTGGGACCAGATGTTCAGGAGACAGGGAGAAGAGCGTGGTCCATTATAGGGGCCATATAATGGAAGAGGAGTGGTCTAAACAACCAGTGTTAAAGAAGGCCAGGCGGGCTTCAGGTGGTGATGGTAGCACAGGTAGGATTGAGAGTGTAGACCTTAGTACAGATGAGGGCGAAGGTGGAGATCTTAATACAGGCGTGGCCATGGGTGGAGATCTTAGTACAGATGAGGTCAAAGGTGGAGATCTTAGTAGAGGTGAGGACAAAGGTGGAGATCTTAGTACAGGAGTGGCCATGGGTGGAGATCTTAGTACAGATGAGGTCAAAGGTGGAGATCTTAGTAGAGGTGAGGACAAAGGTGGAGATCTTAGTGCAGGAGTGGCCATGG GTGGAGATCTTAGTACAGATGAGGTCAAAGGTGGAGATCTTAGTACAGGAGTGGCCATGG GTGGAGATCTTTGTATAGATGAGGGCGAAGGTGGAGATCTTGGTACAGATAAGGGCGAAGGTGGAGGTGATGATCTTCATGCAGGTACAGGGAAGGGTGATGATCCTCatgcaggtacaggtgaggGTGATTATCTCCATGCAGGTACAGGGAAGGGTGATGATCCAGGGGGGTTTTGTAGTAGTGAAGGGATGGAGCGAAACGGAGGGGAGGGAGCTGAGCGCGCAGGTGAGGGTCGTTCTGGGGCAGGCTCCCAGGGGCTGGACCAGCCTTACCAGCCTGCGGCCGGCCCAGGTTACACTGCAGGGTTCGACTTCGACCAGCTGGCCCGGGACGAAAAAATCAGCCGCATCCGCGCGCAGCTGAGCGAGAAGGAGGCGGCCCTACAGCAGCTAGCCCGCCTCCCCCTTTGA
- the LOC135234865 gene encoding uncharacterized protein LOC135234865 isoform X4 translates to MGSESPSAVQSPPPTEAVELSDRQHPSIDRFEIYVPKAAEVHIVAAQTLPPGIWKKIGLLSTHGASCVDSVTVTWISPVVVREKGPGPAPPLGSHGAPPPSRCGATAQTFLSVAVETCSSAPGGRGQCWLPVACSNLTAFKVLRKFMPHGHCPSPDAKWETRQPACRPPLGGNVCFSQDAIIIHREHIFLSINKARQGKKRVGHRQSLTPEAPPTLTQQTAPGMPGGPQSAQHSCGRSATPHKKVSPCQFQAARRAAGPGALRVQFSVERRARVAVARLPDAAMKTLSAFGLVDLEKHPAAAQLYREAVEKKLDSSSRSSSAEMSRDRCTEDLAGTRCSGDREKSVVHYRGHIMEEEWSKQPVLKKARRASGGDGSTGRIESVDLSTDEGEGGDLNTGVAMGGDLSTDEVKGGDLSRGEDKGGDLSTGVAMGGDLSTDEVKGGDLSRGEDKGGDLSAGVAMGGDLSTDEVKGGDLSRGEDKGGDLSAGVAMGGDLSTDEGEGGDLSTNEVKGGDLGTGVAMGGDLSTGVAMGGDLSTDEVKGGDLSTDEVKGGDLSTGVAMGGDLCIDEGEGGDLGTDKGEGGGDDLHAGTGKGDDPHAGTGEGDYLHAGTGKGDDPGGFCSSEGMERNGGEGAERAGEGRSGAGSQGLDQPYQPAAGPGYTAGFDFDQLARDEKISRIRAQLSEKEAALQQLARLPL, encoded by the exons ATGGGCTCGGAGTCACCCAGCGCTGTTCAGTCTCCCCCACCCACAGAGGCGGTGGAGCTGAGTGACAGGCAGCACCCATCCATTGACAGGTTCGAGATCTACGTCCCCAAAGCAGCTGAAGTGCACATTGTCGCTGCTCAGACCCTCCCGCCTGGCATCTGGAAGAAGATTGGCCTGCTCTCTACCCATGGAGCTTCATGCGTGGACTCTGTGACGGTAACCTGGATCTCTCCTGTGGTGGTGCGAGAGAAAGGCCCCGGGCCGGCTCCGCCCCTTGGCTCCCacggagctccgccccccagccGCTGTGGCGCCACAGCCCAGACGTttctcagtgtggctgtggagacttgtagctccgcccccggggggcggggccagtgctGGCTGCCTGTCGCCTGCTCGAACCTAACTGCGTTCAAGGTGCTGAGGAAGTTCATGCCCCACGGACACTGCCCATCCCCGGACGCCAAGTGGGAGACCCGCCAGCCTGCCTGTCGGCCGCCACTGGGCGGCAACGTCTGCTTTAGCCAAGATGCCATCATAATCCACAGAGAACACATCTTCCTCTCCATCAACAAGGCGAGGCAGGGCAAAAAGAGGGTGGGTCATAGACAGAGCTTGACGCcagaggcccctcccacccttaCCCAACAGACTGCCCCTGGCATGCCAGGGGGGCCTCAAAGTGCCCAGCACAGCTGTGGCCGTTCTGCCACACCGCACAAAAAG GTGTCTCCATGTCAGTTTCAGGCTGCTCGTAGAGCCGCTGGCCCGGGGGCTTTGCGCGTGCAGTTTAGTGTGGAGCGCAGAGCACGCGTCGCTGTGGCCCGCCTCCCAGACGCCGCGATGAAGACGCTGTCGGCGTTCGGGCTCGTCGACCTGGAGAAGCATCCAGCCGCTGCACAGCTGTACCGTGAAGCT gtggaGAAGAAGCTGGACTCATCTAGCAGAAGCTCTTCGGCAGAGATGTCCAGAGACCGCTGTACTGAAGATCTCGCTGGGACCAGATGTTCAGGAGACAGGGAGAAGAGCGTGGTCCATTATAGGGGCCATATAATGGAAGAGGAGTGGTCTAAACAACCAGTGTTAAAGAAGGCCAGGCGGGCTTCAGGTGGTGATGGTAGCACAGGTAGGATTGAGAGTGTAGACCTTAGTACAGATGAGGGCGAAGGTGGAGATCTTAATACAGGCGTGGCCATGGGTGGAGATCTTAGTACAGATGAGGTCAAAGGTGGAGATCTTAGTAGAGGTGAGGACAAAGGTGGAGATCTTAGTACAGGAGTGGCCATGGGTGGAGATCTTAGTACAGATGAGGTCAAAGGTGGAGATCTTAGTAGAGGTGAGGACAAAGGTGGAGATCTTAGTGCAGGAGTGGCCATGGGTGGAGATCTTAGTACAGATGAGGTCAAAGGTGGAGATCTTAGTAGAGGTGAGGACAAAGGTGGAGATCTTAGTGCAGGAGTGGCCATGGGTGGAGATCTTAGTACAGATGAGGGCGAAGGTGGAGATCTTAGTACAAATGAGGTCAAAGGTGGAGATCTTGGTACAGGAGTGGCCATGGGTGGAGATCTTAGTACAGGAGTGGCCATGGGTGGAGATCTTAGTACAGATGAGGTCAAAGGTGGAGATCTTAGTACAGATGAGGTCAAAGGTGGAGATCTTAGTACAGGAGTGGCCATGG GTGGAGATCTTTGTATAGATGAGGGCGAAGGTGGAGATCTTGGTACAGATAAGGGCGAAGGTGGAGGTGATGATCTTCATGCAGGTACAGGGAAGGGTGATGATCCTCatgcaggtacaggtgaggGTGATTATCTCCATGCAGGTACAGGGAAGGGTGATGATCCAGGGGGGTTTTGTAGTAGTGAAGGGATGGAGCGAAACGGAGGGGAGGGAGCTGAGCGCGCAGGTGAGGGTCGTTCTGGGGCAGGCTCCCAGGGGCTGGACCAGCCTTACCAGCCTGCGGCCGGCCCAGGTTACACTGCAGGGTTCGACTTCGACCAGCTGGCCCGGGACGAAAAAATCAGCCGCATCCGCGCGCAGCTGAGCGAGAAGGAGGCGGCCCTACAGCAGCTAGCCCGCCTCCCCCTTTGA
- the LOC135234865 gene encoding uncharacterized protein LOC135234865 isoform X5 — MGSESPSAVQSPPPTEAVELSDRQHPSIDRFEIYVPKAAEVHIVAAQTLPPGIWKKIGLLSTHGASCVDSVTVTWISPVVVREKGPGPAPPLGSHGAPPPSRCGATAQTFLSVAVETCSSAPGGRGQCWLPVACSNLTAFKVLRKFMPHGHCPSPDAKWETRQPACRPPLGGNVCFSQDAIIIHREHIFLSINKARQGKKRVGHRQSLTPEAPPTLTQQTAPGMPGGPQSAQHSCGRSATPHKKVSPCQFQAARRAAGPGALRVQFSVERRARVAVARLPDAAMKTLSAFGLVDLEKHPAAAQLYREAVEKKLDSSSRSSSAEMSRDRCTEDLAGTRCSGDREKSVVHYRGHIMEEEWSKQPVLKKARRASGGDGSTGRIESVDLSTDEGEGGDLNTGVAMGGDLSTDEDKGGDLSTGVAMGGDLSTDEVKGGDLSRGEDKGGDLSAGVAMGGDLSTDEVKGGDLSRGEDKGGDLSAGVAMGGDLSTDEGEGGDLSTNEVKGGDLGTGVAMGGDLSTGVAMGGDLSTDEVKGGDLSTDEVKGGDLSTGVAMGGDLSTDEGEGGDLCIDEGEGGDLGTDKGEGGGDDLHAGTGKGDDPHAGTGEGDYLHAGTGKGDDPGGFCSSEGMERNGGEGAERAGEGRSGAGSQGLDQPYQPAAGPGYTAGFDFDQLARDEKISRIRAQLSEKEAALQQLARLPL, encoded by the exons ATGGGCTCGGAGTCACCCAGCGCTGTTCAGTCTCCCCCACCCACAGAGGCGGTGGAGCTGAGTGACAGGCAGCACCCATCCATTGACAGGTTCGAGATCTACGTCCCCAAAGCAGCTGAAGTGCACATTGTCGCTGCTCAGACCCTCCCGCCTGGCATCTGGAAGAAGATTGGCCTGCTCTCTACCCATGGAGCTTCATGCGTGGACTCTGTGACGGTAACCTGGATCTCTCCTGTGGTGGTGCGAGAGAAAGGCCCCGGGCCGGCTCCGCCCCTTGGCTCCCacggagctccgccccccagccGCTGTGGCGCCACAGCCCAGACGTttctcagtgtggctgtggagacttgtagctccgcccccggggggcggggccagtgctGGCTGCCTGTCGCCTGCTCGAACCTAACTGCGTTCAAGGTGCTGAGGAAGTTCATGCCCCACGGACACTGCCCATCCCCGGACGCCAAGTGGGAGACCCGCCAGCCTGCCTGTCGGCCGCCACTGGGCGGCAACGTCTGCTTTAGCCAAGATGCCATCATAATCCACAGAGAACACATCTTCCTCTCCATCAACAAGGCGAGGCAGGGCAAAAAGAGGGTGGGTCATAGACAGAGCTTGACGCcagaggcccctcccacccttaCCCAACAGACTGCCCCTGGCATGCCAGGGGGGCCTCAAAGTGCCCAGCACAGCTGTGGCCGTTCTGCCACACCGCACAAAAAG GTGTCTCCATGTCAGTTTCAGGCTGCTCGTAGAGCCGCTGGCCCGGGGGCTTTGCGCGTGCAGTTTAGTGTGGAGCGCAGAGCACGCGTCGCTGTGGCCCGCCTCCCAGACGCCGCGATGAAGACGCTGTCGGCGTTCGGGCTCGTCGACCTGGAGAAGCATCCAGCCGCTGCACAGCTGTACCGTGAAGCT gtggaGAAGAAGCTGGACTCATCTAGCAGAAGCTCTTCGGCAGAGATGTCCAGAGACCGCTGTACTGAAGATCTCGCTGGGACCAGATGTTCAGGAGACAGGGAGAAGAGCGTGGTCCATTATAGGGGCCATATAATGGAAGAGGAGTGGTCTAAACAACCAGTGTTAAAGAAGGCCAGGCGGGCTTCAGGTGGTGATGGTAGCACAGGTAGGATTGAGAGTGTAGACCTTAGTACAGATGAGGGCGAAGGTGGAGATCTTAATACAGGCGTGGCCATGGGTGGAGATCTTAGTACAGATGAG GACAAAGGTGGAGATCTTAGTACAGGAGTGGCCATGGGTGGAGATCTTAGTACAGATGAGGTCAAAGGTGGAGATCTTAGTAGAGGTGAGGACAAAGGTGGAGATCTTAGTGCAGGAGTGGCCATGGGTGGAGATCTTAGTACAGATGAGGTCAAAGGTGGAGATCTTAGTAGAGGTGAGGACAAAGGTGGAGATCTTAGTGCAGGAGTGGCCATGGGTGGAGATCTTAGTACAGATGAGGGCGAAGGTGGAGATCTTAGTACAAATGAGGTCAAAGGTGGAGATCTTGGTACAGGAGTGGCCATGGGTGGAGATCTTAGTACAGGAGTGGCCATGGGTGGAGATCTTAGTACAGATGAGGTCAAAGGTGGAGATCTTAGTACAGATGAGGTCAAAGGTGGAGATCTTAGTACAGGAGTGGCCATGGGTGGAGATCTTAGTACAGATGAGGGCGAAGGTGGAGATCTTTGTATAGATGAGGGCGAAGGTGGAGATCTTGGTACAGATAAGGGCGAAGGTGGAGGTGATGATCTTCATGCAGGTACAGGGAAGGGTGATGATCCTCatgcaggtacaggtgaggGTGATTATCTCCATGCAGGTACAGGGAAGGGTGATGATCCAGGGGGGTTTTGTAGTAGTGAAGGGATGGAGCGAAACGGAGGGGAGGGAGCTGAGCGCGCAGGTGAGGGTCGTTCTGGGGCAGGCTCCCAGGGGCTGGACCAGCCTTACCAGCCTGCGGCCGGCCCAGGTTACACTGCAGGGTTCGACTTCGACCAGCTGGCCCGGGACGAAAAAATCAGCCGCATCCGCGCGCAGCTGAGCGAGAAGGAGGCGGCCCTACAGCAGCTAGCCCGCCTCCCCCTTTGA